A genomic window from Anatilimnocola floriformis includes:
- a CDS encoding glycosyltransferase family 2 protein, whose amino-acid sequence MPRLTVLIPCKDERRNILACIESVRAIADEILIADSGSTDGSLEMIRAAGGCRIIEREYVNSADFKNWAIPQAKHEWVLVVDADERVTPALAAEIKTLLASEPAQDGYWLRRDFFFLGHQVKHGCFDTAKLTRLFRRDCRYAVRRVHSDIVVPSGKIAPLTHRLQHFTANDLGHFVDRQHRYANWSAEDSFEKGKRVGILKMLTHAPLRFLQNYIFRGVFLDGAPGLVVCGLMAYYTFLKDIKLWALANDRSADAEQIHAPPAVEVPALAGSSATRLSKAA is encoded by the coding sequence ATGCCGCGCCTGACGGTACTCATTCCCTGCAAAGACGAACGCCGCAACATTCTGGCGTGCATCGAGTCGGTCCGCGCGATTGCCGACGAAATCCTGATCGCCGATTCGGGCTCAACCGATGGCTCGCTCGAAATGATCCGGGCCGCCGGCGGTTGCCGGATCATCGAGCGGGAGTACGTGAACTCGGCCGATTTCAAGAACTGGGCCATCCCCCAAGCCAAGCACGAGTGGGTGCTGGTCGTCGACGCCGACGAACGGGTCACGCCGGCGCTCGCCGCCGAAATCAAAACGCTCCTCGCCAGCGAACCGGCGCAGGACGGCTACTGGCTGCGGCGGGATTTCTTCTTCCTTGGCCATCAAGTGAAGCACGGCTGCTTCGACACGGCCAAGCTCACGCGACTCTTCCGCCGTGACTGCCGTTACGCGGTTCGCCGAGTCCACAGCGACATCGTGGTGCCGAGCGGCAAGATCGCGCCCCTCACGCATCGCCTGCAACACTTCACCGCCAACGACCTGGGCCACTTCGTCGACCGTCAGCATCGCTACGCCAACTGGTCGGCGGAAGACAGCTTCGAAAAAGGCAAACGCGTCGGCATCTTAAAAATGCTCACTCACGCGCCGCTGCGGTTCCTGCAGAACTACATTTTCCGCGGCGTCTTCCTCGACGGCGCCCCCGGACTCGTCGTCTGCGGCTTGATGGCGTACTACACGTTTTTGAAAGACATCAAGCTCTGGGCGCTGGCCAACGATCGCTCAGCCGATGCCGAACAGATTCACGCGCCGCCAGCAGTTGAGGTTCCGGCGTTAGCCGGCAGCAGCGCAACTCGACTCTCCAAAGCCGCGTGA